Proteins from a single region of Deinococcus aerolatus:
- a CDS encoding sensor histidine kinase, producing the protein MSDPSFPPAPAVPFTFPGDSVMAARMRAHDWAGTPLGVPERWPQSLRTAVGLTLSGAFPTALLWGQDFTPLFNDACLDMIGERHAGTLGRGLPRSWPELWAVFGPQFQGVRRGETFRFTDQRLPLSPRGGTQEAYVTLGFSPVHDESGAVGGVLVTVLDTTTEVHARRQLQEQRIELEARSRSLALIEQFVQAPTADRTAGALIRHLQQLLLEYLPAGHMAYYERSGGGWHVRSLVSAGGADDQSGSGHDTLPHDTAHLRIPLETGEPHYPGRPDGPAQANPHAAMLPLRWASEVRGIFGFVADGPDALTPRHRNILEAAVRSLGLALGREHREGEARADANAALLASRSRLHFALEAAGLGAWELDTRTQVATRTLRHDEIFGYPQGHPAWTYQTFLNHVLPEDRAEVDRKYSAALERGDTWDFQCRIRRVDGEVRWIWARGQTMDGGDGASNHVLGLIQDVTGPRLAEANIAELNTHLEMRVRERTRALKDANDELEAFAYSVSHDLRTPLRHIAGFTQLLHKHLGHTTDPKAARYLAVVQDAVQRMDRLLEAMLNLSRTAQLPLRTGPVDLNHLTEEARAALATETDGRPVQWQIGPLPQVTGDPTMLRQVLVNLLSNALKYSSKQDTALIELWAEEQPDSWKVVVRDNGVGFDPRYAERLFGVFQRLHRQDDFEGTGVGLANVRRIVVRHGGEVSATARPGEGATFSFTLPKLP; encoded by the coding sequence GTGAGTGACCCCTCCTTCCCACCGGCACCAGCGGTCCCGTTTACCTTTCCCGGCGACAGCGTCATGGCGGCCCGGATGCGCGCCCACGACTGGGCCGGCACGCCGCTGGGGGTCCCGGAGCGCTGGCCCCAGAGCCTGCGCACGGCTGTGGGCCTCACGCTGAGCGGCGCGTTTCCCACGGCGCTGTTGTGGGGACAGGACTTCACGCCGCTGTTCAACGACGCGTGCCTGGACATGATCGGCGAGCGGCATGCGGGCACCCTGGGGCGCGGCCTTCCGCGTTCCTGGCCTGAGCTGTGGGCCGTCTTCGGACCCCAGTTCCAGGGTGTGCGGCGCGGCGAGACGTTCCGCTTCACCGACCAGCGCCTGCCCCTGTCCCCCAGGGGGGGAACGCAGGAGGCGTACGTCACGCTGGGCTTCAGCCCCGTTCACGACGAGAGCGGCGCCGTGGGGGGCGTCCTGGTGACGGTGCTGGACACCACCACGGAGGTTCACGCGCGGCGGCAGCTTCAGGAGCAGCGCATTGAACTGGAGGCGCGCTCCCGCTCCCTGGCCCTGATCGAGCAGTTCGTGCAGGCTCCTACGGCAGACCGGACGGCAGGCGCGTTGATCCGGCATCTGCAACAGCTGCTGCTGGAGTATCTGCCCGCTGGCCACATGGCGTATTACGAACGGAGCGGCGGGGGCTGGCATGTCAGAAGTCTCGTCTCTGCCGGCGGCGCCGACGACCAGAGCGGGAGCGGCCACGACACCCTGCCCCACGACACCGCCCATCTCAGGATTCCCCTCGAGACCGGCGAGCCGCACTACCCCGGCCGCCCGGACGGGCCCGCGCAGGCCAACCCACACGCGGCGATGCTTCCGCTCCGGTGGGCCTCGGAGGTGCGCGGCATCTTCGGATTCGTCGCGGACGGACCAGACGCCCTGACCCCACGTCACCGCAACATCCTGGAGGCCGCCGTCCGCAGTCTGGGCCTGGCACTGGGCCGCGAGCACCGTGAGGGCGAGGCGCGTGCCGACGCGAACGCCGCCCTGCTGGCCAGCCGCAGCCGGCTTCACTTTGCGCTGGAGGCCGCCGGACTGGGCGCCTGGGAACTCGACACCCGCACCCAGGTGGCCACCAGGACCCTGCGGCACGACGAGATCTTCGGGTATCCGCAGGGACACCCGGCCTGGACCTACCAGACCTTCCTCAACCACGTCCTCCCGGAAGACCGCGCGGAAGTGGACCGCAAGTACAGCGCTGCGCTGGAGCGCGGTGACACCTGGGACTTCCAGTGCCGCATCCGCCGGGTGGACGGAGAGGTGCGCTGGATCTGGGCGCGGGGCCAGACCATGGACGGCGGGGACGGGGCCTCCAACCACGTCCTGGGGCTGATCCAGGACGTCACCGGGCCGCGGCTGGCCGAGGCGAACATCGCCGAGCTCAACACGCACCTGGAGATGAGGGTCCGGGAGCGCACCCGCGCCCTGAAAGACGCCAACGATGAACTGGAGGCCTTCGCCTACAGCGTTTCGCATGACCTGCGGACCCCACTGCGGCACATCGCAGGGTTCACGCAGCTGCTGCACAAGCACCTGGGCCACACCACCGACCCAAAGGCGGCCCGCTACCTCGCGGTGGTGCAGGACGCCGTGCAGCGCATGGACCGGCTGCTGGAGGCCATGCTGAACCTGTCGCGCACGGCCCAGCTGCCGCTGCGGACCGGCCCGGTCGATCTGAACCACCTGACCGAGGAGGCCCGCGCGGCGCTGGCCACCGAGACGGACGGCCGGCCGGTTCAGTGGCAGATCGGTCCGCTGCCGCAGGTCACGGGCGATCCCACGATGCTGCGTCAGGTGCTGGTCAACCTGCTGTCCAACGCCCTGAAGTACAGCAGCAAACAGGACACCGCGTTGATCGAGCTGTGGGCCGAGGAGCAGCCGGACAGCTGGAAGGTGGTTGTCCGGGACAACGGGGTGGGCTTTGACCCCCGCTACGCCGAGCGGTTGTTCGGCGTTTTCCAGCGGCTGCACCGGCAGGACGACTTCGAAGGCACCGGGGTGGGGCTGGCCAATGTCCGGCGCATCGTCGTGCGGCACGGCGGCGAGGTCTCGGCCACCGCCCGGCCCGGCGAGGGCGCGACGTTCAGCTTCACGCTCCCGAAGCTGCCCTGA
- a CDS encoding ArsR/SmtB family transcription factor: MTTRTAPTVLDQLKALSHEIRFELLRYLAGGERCVCDLEALLTLPQSKVSYHLAVLRDAGLIRAEQRGKNTYYALQQEKFFGLGGALLSEIFVESPALTHQTKSIC, encoded by the coding sequence ATGACCACGCGGACAGCGCCCACCGTGCTCGACCAGCTCAAGGCCCTCTCGCATGAGATCCGCTTTGAACTGCTGCGTTACCTGGCCGGGGGCGAACGCTGCGTCTGCGACCTCGAGGCTCTGCTGACCCTGCCCCAGTCGAAGGTGTCGTACCATCTCGCGGTTCTGCGCGACGCCGGGCTAATCAGGGCCGAGCAGCGCGGCAAGAACACCTATTACGCCCTGCAGCAGGAGAAGTTCTTTGGGCTGGGCGGCGCGCTGCTCAGCGAGATCTTTGTCGAGTCCCCCGCCTTGACGCATCAAACAAAGTCGATATGCTGA
- a CDS encoding arsenate reductase ArsC, whose protein sequence is MPTPPRLLILCTHNSARSQMAEALTRETARRAGLPLEVHSAGTEATRVKDDACTVMAEVGLDLSTHTSKTLYDVPDPWNFDYVITVCDSAAETCPVYPGQTVRRHYPFMDPSGGSLERWRAVRDQLGVQLDRVVRTIERGQPLPESYQDSPAVTAQ, encoded by the coding sequence GTGCCTACCCCACCACGCCTCCTGATTCTGTGCACCCACAACAGCGCCCGCTCGCAGATGGCCGAGGCCCTCACCCGCGAGACCGCCCGGCGGGCTGGTCTGCCCCTGGAGGTTCATTCGGCCGGTACCGAGGCCACCCGCGTCAAGGACGACGCCTGCACGGTGATGGCCGAAGTTGGGCTGGACCTGTCCACCCACACCAGCAAGACGCTGTACGACGTGCCCGATCCCTGGAACTTCGATTACGTGATTACGGTCTGCGACAGCGCCGCCGAAACGTGCCCGGTGTATCCAGGGCAGACGGTGCGGCGGCACTACCCCTTCATGGACCCCAGCGGCGGCAGTCTGGAGCGCTGGCGCGCGGTGCGGGACCAACTGGGCGTGCAGCTTGACCGGGTGGTGCGGACCATCGAGCGGGGGCAGCCTCTGCCCGAAAGTTACCAGGACAGCCCTGCCGTGACGGCCCAGTAA